In a single window of the Anaerocolumna cellulosilytica genome:
- a CDS encoding methyl-accepting chemotaxis protein, whose translation MFKKRKYIRSKFMLGLLPTVVVAFLVMAVIVAASARTIISNEISEKAEAQVELAKSEISGHLSVHEKLPLSLAETVEALSIQIDRKDSYAELVQKVVDSNQDTVAVGIFMADKYDGTYFCPYAFKTGNTVNYTEDYFVDNTKEPWYRIAETTDSIAWSEPYFDNVIAVTMVTATAPIKDSNGKLIGVATGDLNFTNIQDFVAGVKAGKSGHAMLISKEGFYLSRGKAEGADAGGAITNITEDENVSLAALGKEAITRLNGEGFYTDDNGKNIVYYTQIPETEWIVLLSIPESEINDSVDDMIAKIVWVTLLTLIVLVILVGLICKGITRPLKPLQKDIDAVAKGDFTRKIKVDSLDEIGNISSAVNVMALELRKIMGEILESASTVASTSEELEASAFQNSQASEQVASEISGISEKNIEVTQVSQELNQVIDSVRNNAQRIGKQMITVTDALSGANKESEKGGQSVKLLIDAMNQVFTDISNLSLVMVKLMDKSRYINQVAATIQEISSQTNLLALNASIEAARAGDAGKGFAVVAEEIYKLAEQSLTSADDISKIIAEVNRESENANLSTDTLVTSIGNSRIALQEVENAFGRIVTGVTEINRLVHDAEQVTKEIGQSADYADSSAMRLTGLTEASGEQTVSIAAAAEEQLASVEEQTSATANLAQIAEELKEKVGKFQI comes from the coding sequence ATGTTTAAGAAAAGAAAGTACATAAGAAGCAAATTTATGCTGGGCCTGTTACCAACGGTGGTTGTTGCATTTCTTGTTATGGCTGTTATTGTTGCTGCCAGTGCAAGAACAATCATATCTAACGAAATATCTGAAAAGGCGGAGGCACAGGTAGAACTGGCAAAAAGCGAAATCAGCGGTCACCTCTCTGTCCATGAAAAACTGCCGCTTAGTCTGGCAGAAACAGTAGAAGCATTGTCAATACAGATAGATCGTAAGGATTCGTACGCCGAATTGGTTCAAAAAGTAGTGGACTCTAATCAGGATACGGTTGCAGTTGGTATATTTATGGCTGATAAGTATGATGGAACTTATTTCTGTCCTTATGCATTTAAGACTGGGAATACAGTGAATTATACGGAAGATTATTTCGTAGATAATACAAAGGAACCGTGGTATAGGATTGCTGAAACAACGGATTCCATTGCCTGGTCTGAGCCTTATTTTGATAATGTAATTGCTGTAACTATGGTGACAGCTACAGCACCAATCAAAGATTCAAACGGAAAACTAATTGGTGTGGCTACCGGAGATTTGAATTTTACCAATATTCAGGATTTTGTTGCAGGAGTAAAAGCCGGGAAAAGCGGTCATGCTATGCTGATTTCAAAGGAAGGTTTTTATTTAAGCCGAGGAAAAGCAGAGGGAGCGGATGCTGGTGGAGCGATAACAAACATCACTGAGGATGAGAATGTATCTTTAGCGGCACTTGGAAAAGAAGCAATTACAAGGCTTAATGGAGAAGGGTTTTATACTGATGATAATGGCAAAAATATTGTGTATTATACGCAGATTCCGGAGACGGAATGGATTGTTTTATTATCCATACCGGAAAGTGAAATAAATGATTCCGTTGACGATATGATTGCTAAAATCGTTTGGGTCACACTCCTTACTCTGATAGTATTAGTGATTCTTGTAGGATTGATTTGTAAAGGTATTACAAGACCACTAAAGCCATTACAAAAAGACATTGATGCAGTTGCAAAAGGAGACTTTACAAGGAAGATTAAAGTAGATTCTCTTGATGAAATCGGCAATATATCTTCAGCAGTTAATGTAATGGCTTTAGAACTTAGAAAAATAATGGGAGAAATTTTAGAATCTGCTTCCACAGTTGCGTCTACTTCCGAGGAATTAGAGGCATCAGCCTTTCAAAATAGTCAAGCGTCTGAGCAAGTGGCTTCTGAAATCTCAGGTATCTCAGAAAAGAATATAGAGGTTACCCAGGTTAGTCAGGAACTAAACCAGGTTATTGATTCTGTAAGAAATAATGCACAAAGGATAGGTAAACAAATGATTACCGTGACAGATGCTCTGTCTGGTGCCAATAAAGAGTCTGAGAAGGGAGGGCAGTCTGTTAAGCTTCTGATAGATGCTATGAATCAGGTTTTTACGGATATCAGTAATCTATCCTTAGTTATGGTCAAACTCATGGATAAGTCTCGTTATATTAATCAGGTTGCAGCTACGATTCAGGAGATTTCCAGTCAAACGAACCTTCTTGCTTTAAATGCCTCTATAGAAGCTGCCAGAGCAGGAGATGCAGGAAAAGGATTTGCGGTTGTTGCGGAGGAAATATATAAACTAGCGGAACAGTCTTTAACATCTGCAGACGACATTTCAAAAATCATAGCTGAAGTTAACAGGGAATCAGAGAATGCCAATTTGTCCACAGATACACTTGTTACTTCCATAGGCAATAGCAGAATTGCTTTGCAGGAGGTGGAGAATGCATTTGGAAGAATTGTTACAGGTGTAACTGAAATCAATCGGTTGGTTCATGACGCAGAACAAGTTACGAAAGAAATCGGACAATCTGCTGATTATGCAGACAGTTCTGCCATGAGATTGACCGGACTTACAGAGGCTTCTGGGGAACAGACAGTATCCATCGCCGCTGCGGCGGAGGAACAATTAGCCTCCGTGGAGGAACAAACATCAGCTACCGCCAATCTTGCTCAAATTGCAGAAGAATTAAAGGAAAAAGTGGGCAAGTTTCAAATATAA
- a CDS encoding TIGR04076 family protein has protein sequence MKKWYNEEYEWEIEVVGFLRSDHTERYCRNGEEVGDTYTCTYGCPVNADGQGICSKVMMMMFPIMEAVRSGGDLENVGGDSKYSKEIVCPDGCVKFRLTAKKLKNENFYKGKFFD, from the coding sequence ATGAAAAAATGGTATAACGAGGAATATGAGTGGGAAATAGAGGTTGTAGGATTTCTTCGCAGCGACCACACTGAGCGGTATTGCCGAAACGGCGAGGAAGTTGGAGATACATATACCTGTACGTATGGCTGTCCTGTAAATGCAGACGGACAAGGCATTTGCTCCAAAGTAATGATGATGATGTTTCCAATCATGGAAGCGGTTAGAAGTGGCGGAGATTTAGAAAATGTTGGCGGAGATAGCAAATATAGCAAAGAAATCGTATGTCCAGATGGCTGTGTAAAGTTCAGGCTGACGGCAAAGAAACTTAAAAATGAGAATTTTTATAAGGGCAAATTCTTTGACTAA
- a CDS encoding EutP/PduV family microcompartment system protein, whose translation MKSNKKVILIGRTQAGKTTLCQYISQKDLVYHKTQTVQVVNGNMIDTPGEYLERKQYRGALMVTSVDADVILFVQDPTENGTCFPPAYAGSFAKPSIGIITKCDIATKEQLKEAEKYLQMAGVKQVFITSSVKGIGFEELFEYLDA comes from the coding sequence ATGAAGTCAAATAAAAAAGTCATACTAATTGGCCGCACGCAGGCAGGTAAAACAACCTTGTGTCAATATATAAGCCAGAAGGATTTAGTGTACCATAAAACCCAGACAGTACAGGTTGTAAATGGAAACATGATTGATACACCGGGAGAATATCTGGAAAGAAAACAGTACCGCGGAGCACTTATGGTAACATCTGTAGATGCAGATGTAATATTGTTTGTACAGGACCCGACAGAAAATGGTACTTGTTTCCCACCGGCCTACGCAGGTTCATTTGCCAAACCTTCTATTGGAATTATAACTAAGTGCGATATTGCTACTAAGGAACAGCTTAAGGAAGCCGAAAAATACCTACAGATGGCGGGGGTAAAGCAAGTCTTTATTACCAGCAGTGTAAAAGGCATTGGATTTGAGGAACTGTTTGAATACTTAGACGCTTAA
- a CDS encoding ANTAR domain-containing response regulator: protein MGKNETSIVIIDDEPITRMDLREMLKGEGYQILGEAADGFDAIELCRQKTPDLVLMDIKMPLLDGLSAAKIIYEENLAGTIILLTAYNEREFVNGAKQNGVSGYLIKPIEETLLIPNIELAVARSMEMRKLKENYEKVSERLENRRIIEQAKGVVMKDRSICEQEAYEYIRKLSQLKNISMKRVSEIILTNAGA, encoded by the coding sequence TTGGGAAAAAACGAAACGAGTATCGTAATAATCGACGACGAACCTATTACAAGAATGGATTTGCGGGAAATGCTAAAAGGGGAAGGATACCAGATTCTAGGAGAGGCAGCAGATGGGTTTGATGCCATAGAGCTTTGCAGGCAGAAAACACCGGATTTGGTTTTAATGGATATTAAAATGCCATTACTGGACGGGCTTTCTGCGGCTAAAATTATCTATGAAGAGAATCTTGCAGGTACTATAATTCTGCTAACTGCCTATAATGAGAGAGAATTTGTCAATGGGGCCAAGCAAAATGGAGTAAGTGGGTATTTGATTAAGCCCATAGAAGAAACACTTCTCATACCTAATATTGAGCTTGCCGTTGCCAGAAGTATGGAAATGCGTAAGTTAAAAGAGAATTACGAAAAGGTCTCGGAAAGGTTAGAAAATAGAAGGATTATTGAGCAGGCCAAGGGTGTCGTTATGAAAGACAGAAGTATATGTGAGCAGGAAGCCTATGAATATATCCGTAAGTTAAGCCAACTTAAAAATATATCTATGAAGCGTGTGTCAGAAATTATTTTAACAAACGCAGGAGCGTAG
- a CDS encoding glycoside hydrolase family 18 protein gives MEAEKKEAERIIGYYPAWAKYAGYGPEKIPVDKLTHINYAFANISNNLTISLGYPEVDESNIKELQSLKKSNPNLKILISVGGWSWSGRFSEVAKTDASRTKFADSCVAFLNKYGFDGLDIDWEYPVSGGLIPKNASPKDKQNFTLLLKKLREKLNAKSAKTGKTYLLSFAGGSGNWYVNNVELSKLHRYVDYASVMSYDIHGPWEQYANFNAPLFNNTDTPKGQNIWSVDSSITVWLNAGFPKEKLVMGIPFYGYRYIVSNNTNKGLYQLYKSGTAISFQTIYKDYLTNPDYTEYFHKASKVPWLYNGSDFITYENTKSVTDKAKYIKEKNLGGVMIWELSQDYNQILLDTIYKNLQD, from the coding sequence GTGGAGGCAGAAAAAAAAGAAGCTGAAAGAATTATTGGTTACTACCCTGCCTGGGCAAAATATGCAGGATATGGGCCAGAAAAAATACCTGTTGATAAACTAACCCATATTAACTACGCCTTTGCCAATATCAGTAATAATCTTACCATTAGTCTCGGTTATCCTGAAGTAGACGAAAGTAATATAAAAGAGCTGCAAAGTCTAAAGAAATCAAATCCGAATCTTAAGATATTAATTTCTGTCGGTGGATGGTCATGGTCAGGACGATTCTCAGAAGTAGCTAAGACAGATGCCTCCAGAACAAAGTTTGCTGATAGTTGTGTGGCCTTTCTTAACAAGTATGGCTTTGATGGTCTTGATATTGATTGGGAATATCCTGTGAGTGGCGGCCTTATACCAAAAAATGCAAGTCCTAAAGACAAACAGAACTTTACACTGCTCCTAAAGAAGTTACGAGAAAAGTTAAACGCGAAAAGTGCTAAAACAGGTAAGACATATCTCTTAAGCTTTGCAGGAGGTTCCGGAAACTGGTATGTAAACAATGTGGAACTATCTAAACTCCATAGATATGTTGATTATGCCAGCGTAATGTCTTATGATATCCATGGTCCCTGGGAACAGTATGCGAATTTTAATGCTCCTCTTTTTAACAATACAGATACTCCAAAAGGCCAAAACATCTGGAGTGTGGATTCTAGTATTACAGTATGGTTAAATGCCGGTTTTCCAAAAGAAAAGCTGGTCATGGGAATTCCTTTTTACGGTTATCGTTATATTGTTTCTAACAACACAAATAAGGGACTGTACCAGCTCTATAAAAGTGGTACGGCAATCAGCTTTCAAACAATCTATAAGGATTACCTGACAAACCCCGATTATACAGAGTATTTTCATAAGGCTTCCAAAGTTCCCTGGCTGTATAACGGCTCTGACTTTATTACTTATGAAAACACTAAGTCCGTTACGGATAAGGCAAAGTACATAAAGGAGAAAAACCTGGGTGGTGTCATGATTTGGGAGCTCAGCCAGGACTATAATCAAATACTGTTAGACACCATCTATAAAAATCTGCAAGATTAA
- a CDS encoding 1-propanol dehydrogenase PduQ → MKSFSVSTKIVMGSEGMMEIFQGMQKVLIVTDKFMQDSGKVSYVTKVLEESNIEYEIFSEVKPDPDIDTVAKGAARILEFKPQAVIAFGGGSPIDAAKAILYFATRKQNNSNCKFVAIPTTSGTGSEVTRFAVISDKAKNAKYPLVEDSLLPDYSVLEPELIVSVPPSVTADTGVDVLTHGIEAMVANNANDFTDAAAEKAIRLVRDNLIKAYENPGDLAAREHMHNGSCLAGIAFSNSGLGLNHGMAHTLGAHFHIPHGRANGILLPFVIAFNTDWEDESQECYKKYHEVAKILKVESYTVKQSSKNLINFIRKLLAKLQVPATIKEAGVSEEDFKAVLDDMVKAALADRCTGTNPRNCTYEEVKKLFQKAYYG, encoded by the coding sequence ATGAAAAGTTTTAGTGTCAGTACTAAAATTGTAATGGGTAGTGAAGGTATGATGGAAATCTTTCAGGGAATGCAGAAGGTATTGATAGTAACGGATAAATTCATGCAGGATTCTGGAAAAGTATCCTATGTGACAAAGGTTTTAGAAGAAAGTAATATTGAATATGAAATATTTTCTGAGGTAAAGCCGGATCCGGATATAGATACGGTAGCAAAGGGAGCGGCAAGAATATTAGAATTTAAACCCCAAGCTGTTATAGCTTTTGGCGGCGGTTCTCCTATAGATGCAGCTAAAGCAATTCTTTATTTTGCCACACGGAAGCAAAATAACTCGAATTGCAAATTTGTAGCGATACCGACAACCAGCGGGACGGGTTCGGAAGTGACACGTTTTGCTGTTATAAGCGATAAGGCTAAGAATGCAAAATATCCGCTGGTGGAAGATAGTCTTTTACCAGACTATTCTGTTCTTGAACCTGAGTTAATAGTAAGTGTACCACCATCGGTTACAGCCGATACAGGAGTTGATGTTCTGACACATGGAATAGAAGCTATGGTGGCTAATAATGCCAATGACTTTACAGATGCAGCGGCAGAAAAAGCAATACGGCTTGTAAGGGATAACCTGATAAAAGCTTACGAGAACCCAGGAGATTTAGCGGCCAGAGAACATATGCATAATGGTTCTTGTCTGGCTGGGATTGCTTTTAGCAATTCGGGTCTTGGTCTTAACCATGGAATGGCACATACTCTGGGTGCTCATTTTCATATTCCTCACGGTAGGGCAAACGGAATTCTACTACCCTTTGTCATAGCCTTTAATACAGATTGGGAGGATGAGAGTCAGGAATGTTATAAAAAGTACCATGAAGTTGCTAAAATATTGAAAGTTGAGAGTTATACCGTGAAGCAGAGCAGCAAAAACCTTATAAATTTTATCAGAAAACTCCTTGCTAAATTACAGGTACCTGCTACAATTAAAGAAGCAGGTGTTTCAGAAGAGGATTTTAAGGCAGTACTGGATGATATGGTAAAAGCAGCTTTAGCGGACAGATGTACTGGAACCAATCCTAGAAACTGTACCTATGAGGAAGTAAAAAAATTGTTCCAAAAGGCATATTACGGTTGA
- a CDS encoding helix-turn-helix domain-containing protein — translation MYEWQKQIQIIVDEIDNCIKGYKDEALTLRFLSHKLGYSEFYTTRKFKEICGIQFRDYLRHRKLAFALKEVRDSSRSLLDIAFDYGFSSHEAFTRAFKVVYSVTPSEFRKNPKPVVLRTKITTFDRYFLGLGEIGMIKSTDDVKIYFVTIPAHKFLHIKNYESNGYWDFWRKQNLIPGQDYETICGLLDSIKGKLDDDGGNEANCGGGQIMAYMNDPGGRLCDWGIPRTECWGIRLPFDYKGEVPPQMFMQDVPKSEYIVFEHGPFDYEQENCSVEEKIEKTMAAFNFAKTGFSLDTSPGRIMYFYYDPEQYFKYIRPVCKG, via the coding sequence ATGTACGAGTGGCAGAAACAGATTCAAATCATTGTTGATGAAATAGACAATTGTATAAAAGGCTACAAGGATGAAGCTCTAACTCTACGCTTTCTTTCCCATAAACTGGGATATTCCGAGTTTTATACAACGAGGAAATTCAAAGAAATATGTGGCATACAATTTAGGGATTATCTGCGGCATAGAAAATTAGCCTTTGCATTAAAAGAGGTTAGGGATAGCAGTAGGAGCCTTTTAGATATTGCTTTTGATTATGGATTTTCATCGCATGAGGCATTTACAAGAGCTTTTAAAGTGGTCTACAGTGTAACGCCCAGTGAATTTCGGAAAAATCCTAAGCCCGTCGTTCTCCGCACAAAAATAACCACTTTTGACCGCTACTTTTTAGGATTGGGAGAAATCGGTATGATTAAATCAACAGATGATGTTAAGATTTATTTTGTAACCATACCCGCGCACAAATTTTTGCATATTAAAAATTACGAGAGTAACGGTTATTGGGATTTTTGGCGAAAGCAAAATCTTATTCCGGGGCAAGACTATGAGACAATATGCGGCTTGCTGGACAGTATTAAGGGCAAATTAGACGACGACGGCGGGAACGAAGCTAACTGCGGAGGCGGCCAGATTATGGCTTATATGAATGACCCAGGTGGTAGACTTTGCGATTGGGGGATTCCGCGAACAGAGTGTTGGGGTATACGACTCCCTTTTGACTATAAAGGGGAAGTACCCCCACAAATGTTTATGCAAGATGTTCCTAAATCTGAGTATATTGTCTTTGAACATGGGCCATTTGATTATGAGCAGGAAAATTGTAGTGTAGAAGAAAAAATTGAAAAGACAATGGCAGCTTTTAATTTTGCTAAAACCGGTTTCAGTCTTGATACTTCCCCTGGTAGAATAATGTATTTTTATTATGACCCGGAACAGTACTTTAAGTATATCAGACCAGTATGCAAGGGATAA
- a CDS encoding alanyl-tRNA editing protein, which translates to MKEDKHQETMQLYNENSYIKCFQAKVVSCSEQTSTKEKHLYQVVLNATAFFPEGGGQPSDIGILGAAEVIDVQELEGVIYHTVTAPLTVGAEVTGEIDWNRRFDLMQHHTAEHIVSGLVHKNYGFDNVGFHMGTDAITIDFNGVLSENDIRNIEWLANQCIYSNVPVKIEFPSAGKLKEMEYRSKKELTGNVRIVTIPEADVCACCAPHVKYTGEIGCIKLISCQKYKGGVRITMLSGNRALQDYNKKESSVSEISNLLSAKLYEVQDAVKKLKDENADLKLTLFNLQKQLLIYKAERIPADDSYIIFDNDISPALLRSYGNLLTERCQKVCHRFFKAIHFINTNDSLITSSSIL; encoded by the coding sequence TTGAAAGAAGATAAACATCAAGAAACCATGCAGTTATATAATGAAAATAGTTACATAAAGTGCTTTCAGGCAAAGGTAGTTTCTTGTTCCGAGCAAACATCCACTAAGGAAAAACATCTTTACCAGGTGGTACTAAACGCTACTGCATTTTTCCCCGAAGGCGGCGGACAACCCAGTGATATAGGTATATTAGGAGCCGCGGAGGTCATAGATGTTCAAGAATTAGAGGGAGTTATATATCACACGGTTACAGCACCTTTAACTGTTGGTGCCGAGGTTACCGGGGAAATCGACTGGAACAGGCGGTTTGACTTGATGCAGCATCACACGGCAGAGCATATTGTATCAGGACTTGTTCATAAAAATTATGGGTTTGACAACGTGGGTTTTCACATGGGTACGGACGCAATCACAATTGATTTTAACGGTGTTCTTTCAGAGAACGATATTAGGAATATTGAATGGCTGGCCAATCAATGTATTTATTCTAATGTACCTGTTAAAATAGAATTTCCATCCGCCGGTAAGCTTAAAGAAATGGAATACCGCAGCAAAAAAGAACTAACTGGTAACGTACGAATTGTAACCATACCTGAGGCAGATGTATGCGCCTGTTGTGCGCCGCATGTAAAATATACAGGAGAAATCGGGTGTATTAAACTTATATCCTGCCAGAAGTATAAAGGCGGTGTCAGAATAACTATGCTCAGTGGCAACCGTGCATTACAGGATTATAATAAAAAAGAATCCAGTGTATCTGAAATCTCTAATCTATTGTCTGCAAAACTCTATGAAGTACAAGATGCTGTGAAAAAATTAAAGGATGAAAATGCAGATTTAAAGCTTACTCTTTTCAATCTGCAGAAACAGCTTTTAATTTATAAAGCAGAACGCATTCCGGCAGATGACAGCTACATTATATTCGACAATGATATATCTCCGGCACTTTTACGTTCCTATGGGAACCTTCTAACAGAGCGTTGTCAAAAGGTATGCCATAGATTTTTTAAGGCAATTCACTTTATAAACACCAACGATAGCCTTATAACGTCATCTAGTATCCTTTAA
- a CDS encoding BMC domain-containing protein: MNEFESKTRIIQEFVPGKQVTLAHVIANPVDSLYAKMGLIDGKGSVGIFTITPSEGAIIAADAASKAADVNIGFVDRFNGSLVITGDLSAVEAALHDVMHILCDEMGFSPTVITKS, translated from the coding sequence TTGAATGAATTTGAAAGTAAGACAAGAATAATACAGGAATTTGTTCCTGGAAAGCAGGTTACCTTAGCGCATGTGATTGCCAACCCAGTGGATTCTTTATATGCCAAGATGGGATTGATTGATGGTAAGGGGTCGGTTGGAATATTTACCATTACCCCGAGTGAAGGGGCAATTATTGCTGCAGATGCTGCTAGTAAAGCAGCAGATGTAAACATCGGATTTGTAGACCGTTTTAACGGTTCTTTGGTTATTACCGGAGATTTATCAGCAGTAGAAGCTGCACTTCATGATGTAATGCATATCCTTTGTGATGAAATGGGATTTTCACCTACAGTAATAACGAAATCCTAA
- a CDS encoding vWA domain-containing protein, translated as MKNNRWYLVTVIILVLAMGTGCASKAEKNNINLETVRESNNTSESRNEEAGESMYCKKPDSGSVEMDTIYYEEDYYEEEYNNYNTEEYNSVEETGFQKVFDRPLSTFSIDVDTASYSNVRRMINDYGWVEPDAVRIEELLNYFQYDYKKPEGKNPFSVNVEYSDCPWNDEAKLMLVGLQAKDVDMEKLPNSNLVFLLDVSGSMNEPDKLPLLIKAFTMLVAGLSENDRVSIVTYAGEEAVVLEGARGNETMKIISALKNLEAGGSTAGSAGIEKAYELAKEYFIKDGNNRVILATDGDLNVGLTSEKDLTALIREKRKAGIFLSVLGFGTGNIKDNKMEALADNGNGNYAYIDSELEAKKVLVEELGGTLFTVAKDVKIQVEFNPEEVESYRLIGYSNRRLEDQEFEDDLKDAGEVGAGHSVTALYEILPTGGESTGSRSLKYQATSVLSSDEIATVNLRYKEPDGDTSKLLSIPVSKEIYSTKMPDNLAFASSVAAFGMLLSESDYKGAADYDMVLSMLNRLDLKKDSYKEEFRLLVHLVKQY; from the coding sequence ATGAAGAATAACAGATGGTATCTTGTAACGGTTATTATTTTAGTGCTGGCAATGGGGACTGGTTGTGCAAGTAAGGCAGAAAAAAACAATATTAATTTAGAGACAGTGCGGGAAAGTAATAATACCTCAGAAAGCAGAAATGAGGAAGCCGGAGAGTCTATGTATTGCAAAAAACCTGACTCCGGTTCTGTAGAAATGGACACAATATATTATGAAGAAGATTATTACGAAGAGGAGTATAACAATTATAACACAGAAGAATATAATTCTGTTGAGGAAACCGGTTTTCAAAAGGTATTTGACAGACCACTATCTACCTTTTCCATCGATGTGGATACAGCAAGCTATAGCAATGTAAGACGAATGATTAATGACTATGGCTGGGTAGAACCGGACGCTGTCAGGATTGAGGAACTGCTCAATTATTTTCAATATGATTATAAAAAGCCGGAGGGAAAGAATCCGTTTTCGGTAAATGTCGAATATTCAGATTGTCCATGGAATGATGAAGCCAAACTTATGTTGGTTGGGCTTCAGGCCAAAGACGTTGATATGGAAAAACTTCCAAACTCAAATCTCGTATTCTTATTGGACGTATCTGGTTCTATGAATGAGCCTGATAAACTCCCGTTACTTATAAAAGCATTTACTATGCTGGTTGCCGGTTTATCGGAAAACGATCGCGTATCTATAGTAACTTATGCAGGGGAAGAGGCGGTTGTCTTAGAAGGTGCCAGAGGGAATGAAACTATGAAGATTATATCAGCTCTTAAGAATCTGGAAGCTGGAGGCAGTACGGCAGGTTCTGCTGGTATTGAAAAGGCATATGAACTTGCAAAGGAGTACTTTATAAAGGATGGTAACAATCGTGTGATTCTTGCAACTGATGGTGATTTGAATGTGGGGTTAACCAGTGAAAAAGATTTAACCGCGCTTATCAGAGAAAAAAGAAAAGCAGGCATCTTTTTATCTGTACTTGGTTTTGGAACTGGAAATATTAAGGACAATAAGATGGAAGCACTTGCTGATAATGGAAATGGAAATTATGCATACATCGATTCGGAACTAGAAGCTAAAAAAGTTCTGGTAGAAGAGCTTGGGGGTACGTTATTTACTGTAGCAAAAGATGTTAAAATACAAGTTGAGTTTAACCCAGAGGAAGTAGAAAGCTACCGCTTAATTGGATACAGTAATCGCAGACTGGAAGACCAAGAGTTTGAGGATGATTTAAAAGATGCCGGTGAAGTTGGAGCAGGTCATAGCGTGACTGCGTTATACGAAATTCTCCCGACAGGTGGAGAGAGTACAGGGAGCAGAAGCTTAAAGTATCAAGCTACCTCCGTGTTAAGCAGCGATGAAATTGCTACAGTAAATCTACGATATAAAGAACCGGATGGAGATACAAGTAAATTACTTTCTATTCCTGTCAGCAAGGAAATATATAGTACTAAAATGCCGGATAACCTTGCCTTTGCAAGTTCAGTTGCTGCCTTTGGCATGTTGCTCTCAGAAAGTGATTATAAAGGCGCGGCTGACTATGATATGGTTCTTTCTATGCTGAACAGGCTTGATTTGAAGAAAGATTCCTATAAAGAAGAATTCCGCCTGCTGGTTCATTTAGTGAAACAATACTAA
- the ybaK gene encoding Cys-tRNA(Pro) deacylase produces the protein MVKTNAMRLLEQGGISYKPLMYEVDENDLSGEHVASQIGMPFEQVFKTLVARGEKHGIMVFCIPVNQELNLKKAAIAVGEKKIELIHVKELLGLTGYIRGGCSPVGMKKKYPTYLDETCILFDTITVSAGVRGCQLVIEPDELVTYLNAVLYDLTD, from the coding sequence ATGGTTAAGACAAATGCAATGCGTCTGCTTGAGCAGGGCGGGATTTCTTATAAGCCTCTAATGTATGAAGTGGATGAGAATGATCTGTCAGGAGAACACGTAGCCAGCCAGATAGGTATGCCTTTTGAACAGGTTTTTAAGACATTGGTTGCCAGAGGAGAAAAGCATGGAATTATGGTGTTTTGTATACCTGTCAATCAAGAATTGAATCTAAAGAAGGCAGCAATTGCTGTAGGAGAGAAGAAGATTGAGTTAATTCATGTAAAAGAGCTGTTAGGTCTGACCGGTTATATCCGTGGGGGCTGTTCACCGGTGGGAATGAAGAAAAAATATCCTACTTACCTGGACGAGACTTGTATTCTTTTTGACACCATAACTGTCAGTGCCGGTGTTCGCGGCTGTCAACTTGTCATTGAACCGGATGAACTGGTAACTTATTTGAATGCTGTTCTATATGATTTGACGGACTAG